In Vicinamibacteria bacterium, the genomic stretch GGTCTGGTGATGACCTACGGCGTCTACTTCCGCAAGAAGGATACCTTTACCCTGACGACCTTCACGACCGCTTTCGGGGACAACTCGGCGTCGCTCCTCGCGGGCATCGCCGTCATGTGCACGGTATTCGCCATTCTTCCCGAGGACCAGGCCCGCCTCGCGCTCGGCGCGGGGAACGAGGGCCTGACTTTCATCTGGCTTCCACAGCTCTTCGGATCGATCCCCGGCGGCCGTTTCTTCCTTCCTCTGTTCTTCCTGGCGCTGAGCTTTGCCGCGATCTCGTCCCTGATCGCGATGCTCGAGATGGCTTCGCGAATGGCCATGGATTTGGGTCTGCCCCGTGCCAAGGCAGTGCCCACCGTGGGCGCCGTGGCGTTCGTCCTGGGGCTCCCCTCCGCCTGGTACATGGGCTTTTTCAAGAACCAGGACTGGGTGTGGGGTATCGGCCTGATGGTCTCCGGCCTCTTCATCGCGATCGCGGTGATCAAATACGGCGCTTCGCGATTTCGCACCGAGCTCGTCAACACCGCGGAGGAGAGCTGGCCCATCGGCCCCTGGTTCGTCTGGGTTCTCACCATCCTCGTGCCCCTCGAGTTCGTTGCCATGGTCGCCTGGTGGTTCTATCAATCGGCGACCCAGTTCGACCCCGAAGGCTGGTGGAAACTGTTCAGTGAATCCAGCGTGGGGACCGCGGTGATCCAGATCGTCGCGCTCGCATTGATCCTGTTTCTCACGAATGCCTGGTGGGTGCGACGTCTGAGGAGAACCAGCGAGTAACCGTGTGACGCTTTCGCTTAGCCCCAGGGACGAAGCGCTCCTCGCCGGCGAGCTGGGACCGGCGGCCCGATTGGCGATGTCGATCCTGGTCCGGATGGCGCGCGTTTACGACGCGCAAGCCATGCTCGATATTACTGGAGCGCACGTGGACAGCACGATCTACGTGGGCGATGCCGGACTCGAGTTTGCCGAGAGACTCGCCGATCTCGGGGCGCGCGTCAGTGTTCCCACGACCCTCAATGTAAGCGGCCTCGACGAGCACCATTGGCGCGAATGGACCGTCCCGGCGGACTGGGCGGAGAAGGCTCACCGCCAGATGGTCGCCTATCAGAGTATGGGAACGATACCGACCTGGACCTGCGCTCCCTATCAAACCGAGCACGCTCCGAAGCTCGGACAGCAAGTCGCCTGGGGGGAGTCGAACGCGATCATCTATGCGAACTCGGTACTGGGCGCGCGGACGGAACGCTATCCCGACTTTCTCGATATCTGCGCCGCCATCACGGGTCGCGTGCCCGCGGTGGGCCTTCATCTCGATGCCAACCGGGTAGGACAGGTCGTGCTCGACCTGTCGGCGGTTCCCCGAGAGCACGCCGAGCGTGACGATTTCTACCCCGTTCTCGGATATCTCATGGGACGGCTCGCGGAAGACCGCATACCGGTTCTCGCCGGACTCTCGGCAACTCCGAGCCAGGATCAACTGAAAGCGCTCGGAGCGGCAGCGGCTTCATCTGGTAGCGTCGGGCTGTTCCACCTGGTCGGTGTCACTCCCGAAGCTCCGACACTCGCACGAGCGCTCGGAGGTCGAGCTCCGGAAAAGACGATGCGGATCTCGATGTCGGAGCTGCGGAGCGCCCGGGAGGCGCTCACGACGGCGACGGGTGAAGAACTGGACCTCGTGGTGCTCGGAAGCCCTCATTTCTCCCTCGACGAGCTCCGACGGCTCGCTCCCCTGCTCGAGGGAAAGACGTGCCATCCCGACATCACGTTCCTGGTGACGACGAGCCGGATGGTGAGCCAGCTTGCGCGACGCGCCGGACTGCTGGAATCCCTCGGAGCGTTCGGCGGCCGAGTAACCGTCGACACATGTATCCTGGCAACCCCGATGCTTCCCAAGAGCGTCAAGAGACTCATGACGAGCTCGGGGAAGTACGCTTTCTACTCGCCGGGTCTACTCGACGTCGAGGTCGCCTTCGGCAGTCTCGAGGAATGCGTGCGCTCTGCGGTCGAGGGTCGTGTCGTCCGGTTGCCGTCCCCTTGGGACGAATGAGCATGAGCAATCATCGCCTTGAAATCGACTCAGGCCGGCGTCACATGAAAGCCCTGCTCGCCGAAATGGGGGTCGAACGCGAAGGCGGAACGGAGTCCGAGGCGTCTCATGACCTGGAAGCTGGTGCAGTCCACGAAGCTCAAGCTCCTTCGGCCCGCCGCAAGAACCGCTTCGAGCGCGGTACGGTGATCGTCGGCCGATACCCATTCGATCTCGAGCGCCGGCATCACATCGTTCGCGAGAAGACGCGTCGCCTCCATTCCCAATCGGCTCTGAACCAGCGCCATTGTTTCCACCAGAATGTAGTTGGAGGTTAGCAGCACCTCCGACCCGGAGAGGCACGCCTTCCAGTGCGCGCTGGCTCGCACGTGAAACTCGTCATCGCGGTCCATCGTCGCATAGAGAGCCGAGGTGTCGACGAAGAGGCTCACTCGCGGTAGGCGTCAGCGAGGTAGTCGTCGTGACGCCTGCCGACGTCCGTTTTCCCGGACCCGAACCGTCCCGCCGCTTCGAGAGCACGGCGCCTTCGCTCTTCGAAGCTGGGAGCGATTTCCGCGGCGACGTAGGCATCGACGGCCCGGCGGACGAGCTCGGCGACCGAGACGTTCAGGCGACGCGCCTTCGAACGCAGGATGTTCAGTTGTTCCTGGGTTAGCTGTATCTGCGTTCGGGTCACTTACATCATGATACCATATTAGCAACCATGTTATCATTCACGTTAGCTCGCATCGCCGGCCCGGCGTCACCCGGCAATGGGTGCGTACCTCGCCGGACCGATGCACGCCGTAAGACGATTCTATTCACTCAAACGATGTAGTGGTCACCCGCGAACCGTCTCGAAGCGCGCGACGAGGCGCGGGATCCTGCGGCTAGGCTCCGCCGCGAAACGTCCAGCCCAGCAGGAGCATCCCCACGGCGGCGATCCAGCTACCGGCGACCCGAACCGCGATTCGTGCCCAGGGAACCTTCAAGGAAACGACGAATGCCGACACCAGAGCCACGATGGAGAAGACCGCACACCCGATACCGACAAGTCCGGTGAAGCTGAGCCCTGCTTGCGACATGGCGGTGCCGTTTAGATATCCATGCGGCAGACCCAGTGCCAATCCAAGCCCCGCCACGACCGGCAGGGGCAACGCGCGATCGGCAGCGACCAATGCCCCGAGTATCAGCAATGTGACCGCGGTGAGAATCGGCAAGGACGCCTCGGTCGCGTGCTGCAGACCAAACAAACCACCTGCCAACCACGCGCCGGTGAGCACGAACAAGGACCAGCGCCCATAACGCGGTCCACGCAGGCCAGCGAGAAGCGCCAAGCCCATGACGGGAACCAGGTCTTCGGGAGTCAGCAATAAATGATAGAGCCCATCATAGAAGCGTCCGAACCCAGTGTTGACGAGATGGGCGCTGGCATTCGCCGGCTGAAGCCAAACCAAAAGTGCCGCGGCCCCGACTCCCAGTCGGGAGAGCTTCCTCGCGTCCCGTCTCACGCGAGAGCCCTCCACAGGAATGCCAGACCACCCAGGGTCACTAGAACGCCCGCCCCACGAAGCGCAAGCTTCCCCACCGACCAGCGGTGGACGAGGCCCATCGTAATCCCCGTGGCGTGGAGGAGGCCGGTGGAAACGACGAACCCGATGCTATAAAGAAGACCGCTCTGGCCCGGGGGAAGCTCCGTACCATGGGCGTGACCATGAAAGATGGCGAAAGCTCCCACGATCACGGCCGCCACCCAAGATGGGGGCTGAGCTTCCCGTGAGATCAAAAGCCCCAAGACGACCGCCGACAAGGCGATCCCGATCTCAACCGCGGGAAGAGACACACCGAGAAGACCCAGCATGCCACCGAGGGCCATTACCATGGGGAAAGTAACCGGAAGCAGCCAAACCGCGGGCGCACCGA encodes the following:
- a CDS encoding sodium-dependent transporter — translated: YGGGSFLIPWVVFLFASAITLMIAELALGKTTRRGPAGAIGQLVDKRFNWLGVFVGLVTCFIMFYYSVVTGWCIRYFVATLSTPLFSLNAEEYWNRFTSHPVEPVVFHAVAMLAGCFIIYRGVVRGIERTNRILIPLLFLLLVVATLRAVTLPGASRGLAYLFTPNWSELLNYQVWLAALTQSAWSTGAGWGLVMTYGVYFRKKDTFTLTTFTTAFGDNSASLLAGIAVMCTVFAILPEDQARLALGAGNEGLTFIWLPQLFGSIPGGRFFLPLFFLALSFAAISSLIAMLEMASRMAMDLGLPRAKAVPTVGAVAFVLGLPSAWYMGFFKNQDWVWGIGLMVSGLFIAIAVIKYGASRFRTELVNTAEESWPIGPWFVWVLTILVPLEFVAMVAWWFYQSATQFDPEGWWKLFSESSVGTAVIQIVALALILFLTNAWWVRRLRRTSE
- a CDS encoding aconitase X catalytic domain-containing protein, coding for MTLSLSPRDEALLAGELGPAARLAMSILVRMARVYDAQAMLDITGAHVDSTIYVGDAGLEFAERLADLGARVSVPTTLNVSGLDEHHWREWTVPADWAEKAHRQMVAYQSMGTIPTWTCAPYQTEHAPKLGQQVAWGESNAIIYANSVLGARTERYPDFLDICAAITGRVPAVGLHLDANRVGQVVLDLSAVPREHAERDDFYPVLGYLMGRLAEDRIPVLAGLSATPSQDQLKALGAAAASSGSVGLFHLVGVTPEAPTLARALGGRAPEKTMRISMSELRSAREALTTATGEELDLVVLGSPHFSLDELRRLAPLLEGKTCHPDITFLVTTSRMVSQLARRAGLLESLGAFGGRVTVDTCILATPMLPKSVKRLMTSSGKYAFYSPGLLDVEVAFGSLEECVRSAVEGRVVRLPSPWDE
- a CDS encoding PIN domain-containing protein — protein: MSLFVDTSALYATMDRDDEFHVRASAHWKACLSGSEVLLTSNYILVETMALVQSRLGMEATRLLANDVMPALEIEWVSADDHRTALEAVLAAGRRSLSFVDCTSFQVMRRLGLRSAFAFDPHFGEQGFHVTPA
- a CDS encoding ribbon-helix-helix protein, CopG family; amino-acid sequence: MTRTQIQLTQEQLNILRSKARRLNVSVAELVRRAVDAYVAAEIAPSFEERRRRALEAAGRFGSGKTDVGRRHDDYLADAYRE
- a CDS encoding HupE/UreJ family protein; amino-acid sequence: MRRDARKLSRLGVGAAALLVWLQPANASAHLVNTGFGRFYDGLYHLLLTPEDLVPVMGLALLAGLRGPRYGRWSLFVLTGAWLAGGLFGLQHATEASLPILTAVTLLILGALVAADRALPLPVVAGLGLALGLPHGYLNGTAMSQAGLSFTGLVGIGCAVFSIVALVSAFVVSLKVPWARIAVRVAGSWIAAVGMLLLGWTFRGGA
- a CDS encoding HupE/UreJ family protein, encoding MPQLATAHVLGGEADGFWSGLSHPVSGLDHVLAMISVGLWGAQLGAPAVWLLPVTFPMVMALGGMLGLLGVSLPAVEIGIALSAVVLGLLISREAQPPSWVAAVIVGAFAIFHGHAHGTELPPGQSGLLYSIGFVVSTGLLHATGITMGLVHRWSVGKLALRGAGVLVTLGGLAFLWRALA